DNA sequence from the Bacillota bacterium genome:
TACGTCCTGACGCTGCAGACCCGCGAGCAGCACATCCGCCGCGAGCGGGCCACGTCCAACATCTGCACCAACCAGGCGCTCAACGCGCTGACCGCGGCCGTCTACTTGACGCTGCTGGGCAAGCAAGGCGTGCGCGACGTCGCGTACCAGTGCCTGCAGAAAGCCCACTACGCTTATCGGCGCATCACATCGCTGCCCGGCTTTGCGCCGGCGTGGGAGCGGCCGTTCTTCCACGAGTTTGTCGTGCGCACGACGGCGGATCCGGAAGAGCTGACGCGGCGGCTGCTGGATTACCAGATTATCGGCGGCCTGCCGCTGGGACGATTCTATCCGGAGCTCGCGGACTGCATCCTCTTCTGCGTCACTGAGGCGCGCACGAAGGAAGAGATTGACCGGCTGGCGGCGGTGCTGGAGGGATTGACGTGACGAGGACCATCAGCGGCTATCACTTGCAAGGCAGCGTGCCGCTCATTTTCGAAAAAGGCGCTCCCGGCCGGCGGGCGTACGAGCTTCCGGAGCTGGACGTGGACGAGCGGCCCGTCGAGGAGCTGATTCCTGCAGAGTTGCTGCGCCGCGAGCCGCCGGCCCTGCCGGAAGTCAGCGAGCCCGAGGCGGTGCGTCACTTCATCGCCCTGTCGCGCCGCAACTACGGCGTCGATGTGGGCTTCTACCCGCTGGGCTCGTGCACGATGAAGTACAACCCCAAGATCAACGAGCTCGCGGCGTCGCTGCCGGGGTTCGCACACATCCATCCGTACCAGCCCGAGGAGACCGTGCAAGGCGCGCTGGAGCTCATGTACACGCTGGAGCAATACCTGTGCGAGATCGCCGGCATGAGCCGCGCGACGCTGCAGCCGGCGGCCGGCGCGCACGGGGAGCTGCTCGGCCTGATGATCATGAAGGCGTACCACGAATCCCGCGGGGAAGGGCACCGCGTGGAAATCATCGTGCCGGATTCAGCTCATGGGACGAACCCGGCCAGCGCGGCCATGTGCGGCTACAAGGTGGTGCAAGTTCGCTCCAACGAGCGGGGCAGCGTGGACGTGGAGGAGCTGCGCCGGCTGGTGGGACCCAACACGGCGGGGCTCATGTTGACCAACCCCAACACGCTGGGCCTGTTTGAAGAAGACATTCTGGAAGTGGCCCAAATCGTACACGACGCGGGCGGCCTGCTGTACTACGACGGCGCCAACGCCAACGCCATCTTGGGACGCTGCCGGCCCGGCGACATGGGCTTCGACATCGTGCACTTCAACCTGCACAAGACGTTCTCCACGCCCCACGGCGGCGGCGGCCCCGGCGCGGGTCCCATCGCGGTGCGGGAAGACCTGGTGCCGTTCCTGCCCGTGCCGATGGTCGAGAAGGACGGCGACCGGTATTATCTGGACTACGACCGGCCCCACGCGGTGGGGCGCATCAAGGCGTTTTACGGCAACTTCGGCGTGCTGGTGCGGGCGTACACGTACATTCGCCGGCTCGGCGCGGAAGGCTTGCGCGCCGTCAGCGAGCAGGCGGTCATCAACGCGAACTACCTCATGACCCGCCTGGCCGAGTACTACGAGCTGCCTTACAAGCGCCGCTGCATGCACGAGTTCGTCTTGTCGGGCGTCCGGCAAAAGAAGCACGGCGTGCGCACGCTGGATATCGCCAAGCGGCTGCTGGATTTTGGCGTGCACGCGCCCACCGTGTACTTCCCGCTCATCGTGGACGAGGCCATCATGATCGAGCCGACGGAGACCGAGAGCAAGGAGACGCTGGATGAGTTCGTCGAGATCATGATCCGGATCGCCCGTGAAGCGGAGGAAAATCCGGACGTGGTGCGCACGGCGCCGCACAACACGCCGGTAAAGCGGCTGGACGAAGCGCGCGCGGCCCGCCACCCGGTGCTGTGCTGGTGCCCGCCTGTGCCTGCCGAAAACGCCGGCGGTCAATGAGGCGGCCGGCCCTCGCCAGCCCCCGGGTGGGCCGGCAGCCGGGGGCACAGCGGCGTCGGCCTGACGCCCGGCGGCAAGCAAGCGAAAAGCGGACGGAGCGGAAGCCCCGTCCGCTTTTTTCATCCCGCCGCCAGCACCTCGGCCAGCTTTTCCGCCAGGCGAGCCGCCGGGCAGCCGCCCCGGCTGCCGCAGCCTGCGCAGTCCCCGGCCGCGCACCCACAGCCGCCGGCGCCGCAGCCGGCCCGCTTGGCGCCCCGGGACATGCCCGTGAGGCGCATGTAGCGCTTGGCCAGCGCGTTCATCGTCTTGCGGCGCCACGCGTACGCCTCGAAGTGGTAGCACGAATCCGCCTGGCAGTCCAGGCAGCTGGTGCCCTTGCGCTCGGCGCAGTCCCGGATGACGCACTCGCCCGCGGCCAAGTTGGGGCAGCCGGGACAGACGCCGGCGATGTACGCCGGGCACGTGTTGCACAGCAAACCGCAGCGAGAGACGATGTCGCCCGGCCGCGGCTGATACGCGGAGGAACCGTCTGCAAGCAAGGCTGACGCCACGGCAAGTCCTCCTCCGCCGTCCGTCTTCCGCTTCCCACCCAGTATATCCGAAAACGGAACGCAAAAGCAAAGCCGTTTCCCACGGTCCTGCCGCCGCACCGCCCGGATGGTCGGAAGAGATTCCCTGCCTTGCCGGAACTTGCGCGAGCAGGAAGTTGCACGGGTCCGGAGAATATCTCCATCGACACATTAGTGCGATGGAGGAAATCTTCTCGTCGGGGAGATGTGTTTTATGTCGGCGGTCGAGCCTGTGGGAGAGAGCTCGTTGCTCCGCCAAATCCGCGCGCTGCGTCCGACCCTTAGCTCGGCGATGCGACGGATCGCGGACTTCGTCTTGAGCCAGCCGGAGCGGGTCATTTACTTGTCCGTCACGGAAATGGCGGCCGAGTGCAACGTCGGCGAGGCCACCGTAATCCGGTTCTGCCAGCAGCTGAACTTGACCGGCTACCAAGACTTCAAGATACGGCTCTCGCAGGCGCTCGTCGAGCCGCGCAAGAGCCTGCACGCCCAAGTGGAGCTGGGCGACTCCCCCAGGGAAGTGTTGGACAAAGTTTTTCAAACGACCATCGCCACTTTGCGAGACACGCAGAGCGTCATTGACGAGGACCAGCTGAACCGCGCCGTGGAGATGCTCGCCAAAGCCCGGCGCATCGAATTCATCGGCTGCGGCGGCTCGGGGATCGTGGCCATGGACGCGTACCACAAGTTTATGAAACTGGGGATTCCCTGCGGCGCCAGCCCCGATTCGCACAATGCGACCCAGGTCTGTTCCGTTTTGCAGCCCGGCGACGTGGTCGTGGCCATTTCTTACTCGGGCGCGACGCGTGATACGCTGCGCTCCGTGCACGTCGCCAAAGAAGCCGGCGCGAAAGTGATCGCGCTGACGCGCTACGGCCGCACGCCCCTTAGCCAGCTGGCGGACGTGGTCTTGTACACTTCGTCGCCCGAAAGCCGTTATCGCGTGGAAGGGTACTATTCCCGCATCGCGCAGCTTTGCATCATCGACGCCTTGTTCGTCGGGGTTTACTTGACGGATGAAAAGCGTTTTCGTGAAGCGCTGTTCCGCACGCGCAGCGCCCTTACGGGCACACGGCTCTAGGCCGGCGCTTGCGCGTGAAGGCAGGGAGGTGAGCGACAGGAACGGTGGTTGGCGACTGATGCGGTTTCTCGGGTCGCGGGACGTCCAGGAAATCGAAAAAGAGGTTGGCTTGGTTTATGAGGAAGAGGCATCGTGTGCTCTCGTTTGTGCTCGCGTTGGCCCTCGTGTGGCCGGTCTCGTTGGTCGCCTCGGCGCAGTCCAGCAACGAACTGGTGGTGTACAGCACGATTTTTGCCGCCTACGCCGAGGCCATGAAACGCGAGTTCGAGGCGCGCAATCCCGGCGTCACCGTGCACGTCATCAATCCGGGCGGCACGGAGGCGATGATGGCGCGGCTTTTGGCGGAGCGGAACAATCCGCGCGCGGACGTCATGCATTCGGGCGGCTCCACCGAGTACGCGTTTGCGAAAGCCCAAGGCTTGCTGGCCCCTGTCGAAATCGGCGACATCGGCATCCCCGAGTACATTGAGCTCGGCACCGGCCTGCTTCCGACACGGGATGAAGAAGGCTTCTACTACTCGTGGGCTGCCGTCTTCAGCGGCATCATGGTGAACACGGAGCGCCTGCGCCAGCTGCGGCTGCCGACGCCCACGAGCTACGCGGATCTGGCCAACCCCGTATACAAGGGCCATATCATCAGCCCGAACCCGCTGCGGTCCTCCACGGCCGTTACCAACGTCCTCGCCGTCCTTCAGGCGTACGGCCGCGAAGAAGGCTGGGCGCTTTTGGACAAGATCAACCAGAACATCGCCTTCTACGTGGACTCGACCGCGAACACCTACACGCTGGTGGCGCGGGGCGAGTACCCCATCGCCATCGGCGTGAACAGACCCGTGTACGAGCTGCAGGCGGAAGGGTGGCCGGTGGCGTTCATCTATCCCAAGGACGGCACGATGGTGCAAGACAACGCCATGGGATGGTGAACGGCGCGCGCAATCCGGAGCTGGCGAAGAAGTTCATCGAGTTCATTCTCAGCGAGGAGATGCAGCGCATCGCCGGCGAGTACCTCTATTCGCCCATCCGGCCAGGCGTGCTGCCCGAAGATGCGTTCGTGTCGCTGGACAACTTGAAGAACGAAATCGATACCTTGCTCCTGCCCGACGCGGAGCTGGCCGAAGCGCTGCGGCCGGAAATTCAGGCCAAGTTCGAGGCGTACATGCGCCAGCGCTAACCGGGTAGACAAGGGGCGGCTGCGAGCGGCGGTGCAGGCCAAGGGGCCGAACCGCCGCTCGCCCCCAACGCAGGCTGAAAGGAGCCGTTGCGTATGTCAGCCATCAGTACCATAACGGCGGACGCCTCGAACGTCAAGTCCTCGACGCCGCGTGCGGGCGTCCACTGGCTGGCCGTGGCGTATTTCCTGGCCGGAATGTTCATCGTCTTGTTTCTCGTGGTGCCTCTTGGCGCGATATTGCTGGACTCGATGGGGTTGATCGCAGCCGATCACGCCGTTCCGGCTGACTTCTTCTCGTACATGCTCCGGATCACGTGGAACTCGCTGCGCCTGGCGCTGTTGACGACGGCCGTTTCTCTGGCTATCGCCATTCCGCTGGCCGTCGCCATTGCAAAGCTGAAGCCCGCCCTCTCGGGCGTATGGACGGTCTTGCTGACGCTGCCGCTGATTACGCCGCCTTTCATCTCGAGCTTCGCCACCATTTTGCTGCTGGGGCGTACGGGCGTCTTAACCCGGATGTGGGAAGCGCTCGGCTTTCCGGGGTTCTCGATCTACGGCTTGCCCGGCCTGGTCATCACGCAAGTGCTTCATCTGATGCCTTACGCGTTGCTCATCATCCTGGCCGGCTTGCGGTCGGTTCCGGCGCACATCGAAGAAGCCGCCGTGAGCCTATTTCATCAGCTTCCTGGGCGACGACCGCATCCCCATCCTGTTCAGCGCCTGGATCGTGTTGATCTCCATGGTGATGCTGGTCTTCGTGCGGCGCCTGCTGCGGAAGACCGAAGTCGAGCATGAATTTCGCACCCGGACGTACGCCTACGACTTGCCGAAACTGCGCCGGATCGCGACGGCGTTTTGCGCAGCCACAGCCTTTGTCTTCCTGCTGCCGTACGTCGTCATCGTCATCAGCTCCTTCGGCACCGTCTGGTCCACCGGCTGGCTCCCGAACGCCTTCACCTTGGACCACTACAGCCGCGTGTTGCGGGATACCGGGCCGATTCACTCCTCGCTGATTGTCATCTCGGGGGCTATGCCGCTGACGCTTTTCGTGTCCATTTTCGTGGGCCAGATGAGCCGCAGCGTGCCGCGGCTCGGCTTTTTCGACTACCTCAGCCTGTTGCCGTTCGTCATTCCGGGGGTGGTCATCGGCTTCGGCTTGACGCGGGCCTACGGGTCGCTGGTCATCGGCGGCATTGACTTCGCCCGCACGGCCCTCATTCTCATCGTGGCGTTGGCCGTTCGCCGCCTGGCGCACGTCGTGCGCGTCGTCGCCGCGGGATTTGCGCGCGTCGATCGCAGCCTGGAGGAAGCCGCCTGGAGCTTGGGCGCATCGGAGAGCAAGACGTTCGCTGA
Encoded proteins:
- a CDS encoding RpiR family transcriptional regulator; the protein is MCFMSAVEPVGESSLLRQIRALRPTLSSAMRRIADFVLSQPERVIYLSVTEMAAECNVGEATVIRFCQQLNLTGYQDFKIRLSQALVEPRKSLHAQVELGDSPREVLDKVFQTTIATLRDTQSVIDEDQLNRAVEMLAKARRIEFIGCGGSGIVAMDAYHKFMKLGIPCGASPDSHNATQVCSVLQPGDVVVAISYSGATRDTLRSVHVAKEAGAKVIALTRYGRTPLSQLADVVLYTSSPESRYRVEGYYSRIAQLCIIDALFVGVYLTDEKRFREALFRTRSALTGTRL
- a CDS encoding glycine dehydrogenase (aminomethyl-transferring) (acts in conjunction with GvcH to form H-protein-S-aminomethyldihydrolipoyllysine from glycine; forms a heterodimer with subunit 1 to form the P protein); this translates as MQGSVPLIFEKGAPGRRAYELPELDVDERPVEELIPAELLRREPPALPEVSEPEAVRHFIALSRRNYGVDVGFYPLGSCTMKYNPKINELAASLPGFAHIHPYQPEETVQGALELMYTLEQYLCEIAGMSRATLQPAAGAHGELLGLMIMKAYHESRGEGHRVEIIVPDSAHGTNPASAAMCGYKVVQVRSNERGSVDVEELRRLVGPNTAGLMLTNPNTLGLFEEDILEVAQIVHDAGGLLYYDGANANAILGRCRPGDMGFDIVHFNLHKTFSTPHGGGGPGAGPIAVREDLVPFLPVPMVEKDGDRYYLDYDRPHAVGRIKAFYGNFGVLVRAYTYIRRLGAEGLRAVSEQAVINANYLMTRLAEYYELPYKRRCMHEFVLSGVRQKKHGVRTLDIAKRLLDFGVHAPTVYFPLIVDEAIMIEPTETESKETLDEFVEIMIRIAREAEENPDVVRTAPHNTPVKRLDEARAARHPVLCWCPPVPAENAGGQ